Proteins encoded together in one Phyllostomus discolor isolate MPI-MPIP mPhyDis1 chromosome 6, mPhyDis1.pri.v3, whole genome shotgun sequence window:
- the LRRC4C gene encoding leucine-rich repeat-containing protein 4C, which translates to MLNKMTLHPQQIMIGPRFNRALFDPLLVVLLALQLLVVAGLVRAQTCPSVCSCSNQFSKVICVRKNLREVPDGISTNTRLLNLHENQIQIIKVNSFKHLRHLEILQLSRNHIRTIEIGAFNGLANLNTLELFDNRLTTIPNGAFVYLSKLKELWLRNNPIESIPSYAFNRIPSLRRLDLGELKRLSYISEGAFEGLSNLRYLNLAMCNLREIPNLTPLIKLDELDLSGNHLSAIRPGSFQGLMHLQKLWMIQSQIQVIERNAFDNLQSLVEINLAHNNLTLLPHDLFTPLHHLERIHLHHNPWNCNCDILWLSWWIKDMAPSNTACCARCNTPPNLKGRYIGELDQNYFTCYAPVIVEPPADLNVTEGMAAELKCRASTSLTSVSWITPNGTVMTHGAYKVRIAVLSDGTLNFTNVTMQDTGMYTCMVSNSVGNTTASATLNVTAATTTPFTYFSTVTVETMEPSQDEARTTDNNVGPTPVIDWETTNVTTSLTPQSTRSTEKTFTIPVTDMNSGIPGIDEVMKTTKIIIGCFVAITLMAAVMLVIFYKMRKQHHRQNHHAPTRTVEIINVDDEITGDTPMESHLPMPAIEHEHLNHYNSYKSPFNHTTTVNTINSIHSSVHEPLLIRMNSKDNVQETQI; encoded by the coding sequence ATGTTGAACAAGATGACCTTACATCCACAGCAGATAATGATAGGTCCTAGGTTTAACAGGGCCCTATTTGACCCCCTGCTTGTGGTGCTCCTGGCTCTTCAACTTCTTGTGGTGGCTGGTCTGGTGCGGGCTCAAACCTGCCCTTCCGTCTGCTCCTGCAGCAACCAGTTCAGCAAGGTGATTTGTGTTCGGAAAAACCTACGCGAAGTTCCTGATGGCATTTCCACCAACACTCGGTTGCTGAACCTTCATGAGAACCAAATCCAGATCATCAAAGTGAACAGCTTCAAGCACTTGAGGCACCTGGAAATCCTCCAGTTGAGTAGGAATCATATTAGGACAATTGAAATCGGGGCCTTCAATGGTCTTGCGAACCTCAACACTCTGGAACTCTTTGACAATCGTCTTACTACCATCCCGAATGGAGCTTTTGTATATTTGTCTAAACTGAAGGAGCTCTGGTTGCGAAACAACCCCATTGAAAGCATCCCTTCTTATGCTTTTAACAGAATCCCTTCTTTGCGCCGGCTAGACTTAGGGGAACTGAAAAGGCTTTCATACATCTCAGAAGGTGCCTTTGAAGGTCTGTCCAACTTGAGGTATTTGAACCTTGCCATGTGCAACCTCCGGGAAATCCCTAACCTCACACCACTCATAAAACTAGATGAGCTGGATCTTTCTGGGAATCATTTGTCTGCCATCAGGCCTGGCTCTTTCCAGGGGTTGATGCACCTTCAAAAACTGTGGATGATACAGTCCCAGATTCAAGTGATTGAAAGGAATGCCTTTGATAACCTCCAGTCGCTAGTGGAGATCAACCTGGCACACAACAATCTCACATTACTGCCTCATGATCTCTTCACACCCTTGCATCATCTAGAGCGGATACACTTACATCACAACCCGTGGAACTGTAACTGTGACAtactgtggctcagctggtggatAAAAGACATGGCCCCCTCCAACACAGCTTGTTGTGCCCGATGTAACACTCCTCCCAATCTGAAAGGGAGGTACATTGGGGAGCTTGACCAGAATTATTTCACATGCTATGCTCCTGTGATTGTGGAGCCCCCAGCAGACCTCAATGTCACTGAGGGCATGGCCGCTGAGCTGAAATGTCGGGCCTCCACATCCCTGACCTCTGTATCTTGGATTACTCCCAATGGAACAGTCATGACACATGGGGCATACAAAGTGAGGATAGCGGTGCTCAGCGATGGCACGTTAAATTTCACAAATGTGACCATGCAAGATACAGGCATGTACACGTGTATGGTGAGTAATTCTGTTGGAAATACCACCGCTTCCGCCACCCTGAATGTTACTGCAGCAACCACCACTCCTTTTACTTACTTTTCAACCGTCACAGTAGAGACTATGGAACCTTCTCAGGATGAGGCACGGACCACAGATAACAACGTGGGTCCCACTCCAGTGATTGACTGGGAAACCACCAATGTGACCACCTCTCTCACGCCACAGAGCACAAGGTCAACAGAAAAAACATTCACCATCCCAGTGACTGACATGAACAGTGGGATCCCAGGAATTGATGAGGTCATGAAGACTACCAAAATCATCATTGGCTGTTTTGTGGCCATCACACTCATGGCTGCAGTGATGCTGGTCATTTTCTACAAGATGAGGAAGCAGCACCATAGGCAAAACCATCACGCCCCAACAAGGACTGTTGAAATCATTAATGTGGATGATGAGATTACAGGAGACACACCCATGGAAAGCCACCTGCCCATGCCTGCTATCGAGCATGAGCACCTAAATCACTATAACTCTTACAAATCTCCCTTCAACCACACAACAACAGTTAACACGATAAATTCAATACACAGTTCAGTGCATGAACCGTTATTGATCCGAATGAACTCTAAAGACAATGTACAAGAGACTCAAATCTAA